GGCGGCCGAGCGCGTCTGCCGCATGGCTTCATCCAGTTCACGCTCGGCGATGTACTGGATCTTCTCGTCCAGCGTGAGCACCACGTTCTGGCCGGGCGCAGGCTCGCGTTCCACGCGCCCGAACCAGCGGCGGCGGGCGTCCACGGAGATCATCATGCGTCCGGGCGCGCCCCGCAGTTGCTGGTCGAAGGCATACTCGATGCCCCCCAGCCCTTCGTCGTCCATGCCCACGTAGCCCAGAACCTGGGCCGCCAGCTCGCGCTTGGGATAGAAGCGCTTGGACTCCTTCTGGAAGTAGATGCCGCGTAGGTTCAGGGCGCGGATGCGCTGGCTGGTCTCGGCGTCGACCTTGCGCGCGATCCACGCGAAACCGCGCGAGGACTTCAGCTTCGCCTGGATGTCGCCCGCCTCGGTCCCCAGCACGCGCGCCAGAAGCTGGGCCGCCGTTTCCTGATCGGGAATCTCGCTGGGGACGGCGAACACCGAGTCCACAGTGACGGACATGGCCAGTTCCTGGCCGTTGCGGTCATAGACGATGCCGCGGCGAGGCGCGACCTCGATGGTGCGCTGCTGCTGGCGCTGGGCGCGTTCCAGCAGTTCGCCGTACTGCAGGATCTGCAGGTCGATGAGCCGCAGGCCAATCAGCCCGGCCCAGAGAAACAACCCCAGCGCCAGCAGCAGCAGCCGCCGTGGGACGCCGTTGCCGTTCCCGTTGCCTGCCATAGATGCAGATGCGGCCCGGAGTCCGCTCCGGGCCGCTGGGGGTTCTGCAAATCCTTCCCGGCAGGCGCTCGGCGCCGCCGGGTCGCCGGTCTGCAACTTCGGTTCAAGCCAGGCCGGGTCCTGCTCCCCGGAGTTCGTTCCGGAGAATCCTTTAAGGCTGGGGCGAGATCACCAGGACGCCGTCCGCCCGCGCCATCACGGGCGCGCCCAGATCCGTGCCCGGCGCTTCCAGGCGCATCATCTGGCCCACTCGCGGAGCCTCCAAGCCCATCTGGCGGGCGAGGGCGTCAATGCGTTCCGGGCTGCGCAGTGAGGCTTCCTCCAGGCGCAGAGCGCGATTCTGCTCCACCAGCGCGTCGCGTTGCGCTTTCATCGCTTCCAGCTTGTAACCGTATTCAATGGAACTGAAATGCTGGCCGGCATAAACCATGACCAAGGCGAACAGCGCGCAAACGGCGACGGTGAACATGGCCATCTCGCGGTTGCGCTGCCGGTCCACCACCCGCACCAGGCGGGAATTGTCGATGGCCTTGGGGAAGTAAATCTCCGGGGTGCCCGCACGCGGGGGGGAGGGCCGCCGCGCCGCGCGCCCGCTCACCAAGTGCGAGCGCACGGTGCGCGTGGTGGGGATCGCCCCGGCCGCCATTACGCCACCTCGACCAGTTGGGGCGCGTACGCCGCCGAATAGGCGTACGGCACAAACACCTCCGATTTCACCGGCGCCGCCTGCGGCGCCGCCTCCGCGTGGGCCGTCTGCTCAACGCGCTCCACGGTGGCAATCAGCTCGTCAATCATCGTTCCCCTATGCATCCTTCACCTCCGTCCAATCTCTTAGACCTTTTCCGGGACGGCATCGAAAAGGTAGGTTGGTTGTGGAACTGCTTGTCGTTCGCCCAAGTCAAGGTAGGCGATGCCGTCCCGAAACCTGTTCATCCCGCCAGCCTTTCTGCCGCGCGCAGTTTGGCGCTGCGGGCCCGCGGGTTGCGCTCGATCTCCTGTTCGCTGGCCGTGACCGGCTTGGGAGTCAGGATCCTGTAGGCTCCCCGGCGCGCGGCTTCGCGCAGCGCGTCTTTCACCATGCGGTCCTCCAGCGAGTGGAAGCTGATGATGACCAGCCTCCCTCCCGGCCTCAGGACCCGGGGCGCTGCTGCGAGCAGTGCCCCGAGTTCCTCCAGTTCGCGGTTCACGTGAATCCGGATTGCTTGGAAAGTACGCGTCGCAGGATGAATGCGCCCGGGTTTCATTGACCGGAACGCGGCCGATATGACTTGTGCTAGATGAGCGGTACTGCGTATCGGCCGCGCCCGGACAATGGCTCTGGCGATTCTCCGCGACCTCCTTTCCTCACCGAATTCGTAAATCACCTTGGCGAGAGTGACCTCGTCGAGGCGATTTACCACTTGATCGGCGGTGCGCTCGCTGCGCGGGTCCATGCGCATGTCGAGCGGCCCTTCCGCCTGAAAACTGAACCCCCGCCCGGCATCGTCGAGCTGCAATGAGCTGACGCCCAGGTCGGCCAGCAGGCCGTCCGCTGAAGCCGGCGCGACGATGCGCTCCAGTTCGGAGAAGGCGGCATGCTCGACCTGCACCTGCGGCCAATCCTCCCGCAGTTCGGGAGGCGGCTCGAGGCGCCGGCGGGCGATCTCCAGCGCAGCGGGGTCCCTATCGAGCCCAATCAAACGACCCTGAGCGCCGAGGCGTTTTGCGATAGCCAACGCGTGCCCGCCCAGGCCCAGGGTGGCATCGATACAGGTGCCGCCTCGCCGGATGGCCAGGAAATCGATCGCTTCTTTTGAAAGAACCGAGACATGGCCAGACTCCCCACCCGTGCCATGCCCGCCCCCCTGAGGGGCGTTGCTTTCCAACCCTGCTGCCATTCACGCCCGACCCTGCGGCGCGCCGGCCCTGCCGGCAGCGCGGCTAAATGCCCAAGTCGTCCAGGGTCTTTTCATCCTCAAGCGTGAACGGGTTCTCCTCCAACTCCTTGCGGAACGCTTCCATGTTCCGCACTTCCAGATACGTGAGGTTGCCCAGCACCGCCACCTCGCCCCGCAACTGCGCCGCCTGGCGCAGGATGGGCGGAATCAACAGGCGCCCCTGGGCATCCATCTCCACCGCCTGGCCGTAATAATTGGTGCGATTCAAGAGCTTCTTCTTGGTGGGATTGAAGTTCGACAGCCGCGCCAGCTTCTCCTCGATGCGTTCCCACTCCTCGAAGGGGTAGATTTGCGCCCGTTGCCCGTCCACGCTGGTGATGTAGAACCGGTCCGTGTACTTCTCGTCGATCAGGCGCTTGAACTCCGCCGGGACCTTGAGCCTTCCCTTCTCGTCCACGCGGGTTGGATGATTGCCGCGAAACATGCCTGTTTGCCCGGCTTCCCGGGGTGCCTCCTGCTGCCCGGGCCGCGATCACTGCTGCCGCGCCCGTCAATGCCCTCACAATGTCGCTGATCTCACCCGTGCCTGCCTCGTGTTGGGGGGTCTTTTTCTCCATCCTCTGGAGCCCCGATACCCATTCCTTTCCCATCCACCGGTGCCAAGGCC
This genomic stretch from Terriglobales bacterium harbors:
- the rsmH gene encoding 16S rRNA (cytosine(1402)-N(4))-methyltransferase RsmH, whose amino-acid sequence is MAAGLESNAPQGGGHGTGGESGHVSVLSKEAIDFLAIRRGGTCIDATLGLGGHALAIAKRLGAQGRLIGLDRDPAALEIARRRLEPPPELREDWPQVQVEHAAFSELERIVAPASADGLLADLGVSSLQLDDAGRGFSFQAEGPLDMRMDPRSERTADQVVNRLDEVTLAKVIYEFGEERRSRRIARAIVRARPIRSTAHLAQVISAAFRSMKPGRIHPATRTFQAIRIHVNRELEELGALLAAAPRVLRPGGRLVIISFHSLEDRMVKDALREAARRGAYRILTPKPVTASEQEIERNPRARSAKLRAAERLAG
- a CDS encoding cell division protein FtsL translates to MAAGAIPTTRTVRSHLVSGRAARRPSPPRAGTPEIYFPKAIDNSRLVRVVDRQRNREMAMFTVAVCALFALVMVYAGQHFSSIEYGYKLEAMKAQRDALVEQNRALRLEEASLRSPERIDALARQMGLEAPRVGQMMRLEAPGTDLGAPVMARADGVLVISPQP
- a CDS encoding division/cell wall cluster transcriptional repressor MraZ, whose product is MFRGNHPTRVDEKGRLKVPAEFKRLIDEKYTDRFYITSVDGQRAQIYPFEEWERIEEKLARLSNFNPTKKKLLNRTNYYGQAVEMDAQGRLLIPPILRQAAQLRGEVAVLGNLTYLEVRNMEAFRKELEENPFTLEDEKTLDDLGI